The following proteins come from a genomic window of Anaerobutyricum hallii:
- a CDS encoding ABC transporter permease, which translates to MTAYFASLSVPTLIGALPGNIAQGVIWGIMALGVYLTFRVLNFADLTVDGSFATGGAVTVMLVINGWSVPTALLIAFAAGLVAGFVTGFLHTVLGIPDILAGILSQIALYSINLNIMGMANQALSVDKYNLLVSLREVQKSILVSVIFAFVIICILYWYFGTEQGCALRATGCNPNMAKAQGINVDFMKILALALSNGLVALAGGLIAQYQGFADINMGRGAIVIGLAAVIIGEVLGEALLAKHLNFMGRLIFVVIGGIIYYIVVGIVLWLKMPTNDLKLFTAIIVAIFLAVPYLRAKSRNSFAKAAKKGAE; encoded by the coding sequence ATGACAGCGTATTTTGCTTCTTTGAGTGTACCGACACTGATCGGTGCTTTGCCGGGAAATATCGCGCAGGGTGTTATTTGGGGAATTATGGCTTTAGGAGTGTATTTGACATTTCGTGTACTGAATTTTGCAGATCTGACAGTGGATGGCTCTTTTGCTACTGGTGGAGCGGTTACGGTTATGCTCGTCATTAACGGCTGGTCAGTGCCAACTGCACTTCTTATAGCTTTTGCAGCAGGGCTTGTGGCTGGTTTTGTAACAGGATTTTTACATACGGTACTTGGAATTCCAGATATTTTGGCAGGCATTTTAAGTCAGATTGCCCTGTATTCTATTAACTTAAATATTATGGGTATGGCAAATCAGGCATTGAGTGTAGATAAGTATAATCTTCTTGTTTCTTTACGGGAGGTACAGAAATCCATTCTTGTCAGCGTAATATTTGCATTTGTTATTATCTGTATTTTATATTGGTATTTTGGAACAGAGCAGGGTTGTGCACTTCGTGCGACAGGATGTAATCCGAATATGGCAAAGGCACAGGGAATTAATGTAGATTTTATGAAGATTCTTGCCCTTGCTCTTTCTAATGGACTGGTTGCTCTTGCAGGTGGGCTTATTGCACAATACCAGGGATTTGCGGATATCAACATGGGTCGTGGCGCCATCGTTATTGGTCTTGCGGCTGTAATAATCGGAGAAGTTCTTGGAGAAGCATTATTGGCTAAGCACCTGAACTTTATGGGAAGACTTATTTTTGTAGTAATCGGTGGAATCATCTATTACATTGTTGTTGGTATTGTACTTTGGCTTAAGATGCCGACAAATGATCTGAAGTTATTTACTGCGATTATCGTAGCTATTTTCCTTGCTGTGCCGTATCTTCGAGCAAAATCAAGGAATTCTTTTGCTAAAGCCGCAAAGAAAGGAGCCGAATAG
- a CDS encoding CpsB/CapC family capsule biosynthesis tyrosine phosphatase, whose product MLVIDFHSHILPGIDDGSRNVEKSLGMLQISASQGVDIIAATSHFYATEDRISSFLDRRQNAFEQLKQCLTEKDEYPEIVVGAEVAFFSGISRAERLEDLTYQGTDLLLLEMPFSPWTKADIDEIKYILERRRMKVLLAHLERFLTIPGNKKKIYELLELPVYVQINAESFEQWGERRQIFKMLKKKGMIFLGSDCHGVHHRAPNLIKGRNALEKKMGKAFMDEMDAQALYLLNREER is encoded by the coding sequence ATGCTAGTAATAGATTTTCACTCTCATATTTTGCCGGGGATAGATGATGGGAGTCGTAATGTTGAAAAATCATTGGGGATGCTGCAAATCTCGGCTTCACAAGGTGTAGATATTATAGCGGCTACGTCTCATTTTTATGCCACAGAGGATAGAATTTCTTCATTTCTGGACAGAAGGCAGAATGCTTTTGAACAATTAAAGCAGTGTTTGACAGAAAAAGACGAATATCCTGAGATTGTGGTAGGGGCGGAAGTGGCTTTTTTTTCGGGCATAAGTCGAGCAGAGCGTCTAGAAGATTTAACATATCAGGGTACTGATTTGCTTCTTTTAGAGATGCCGTTTTCTCCATGGACGAAGGCGGATATAGATGAGATTAAATATATATTAGAACGACGCAGAATGAAAGTTTTGCTGGCTCATTTAGAGAGATTTTTAACAATCCCGGGGAATAAAAAGAAGATATATGAATTGTTGGAACTTCCTGTTTATGTTCAGATTAATGCAGAGAGTTTTGAACAGTGGGGGGAACGAAGACAGATTTTTAAAATGCTTAAGAAGAAGGGTATGATTTTTTTAGGAAGTGATTGTCACGGTGTTCATCATAGGGCACCGAATCTCATAAAAGGTCGTAATGCTTTGGAAAAGAAGATGGGAAAGGCTTTTATGGATGAGATGGATGCACAGGCCCTTTATTTACTAAATAGGGAGGAAAGGTAA
- a CDS encoding ABC transporter ATP-binding protein, translated as MLDLVNIKKTFNPGTIHEKKALNGVNLHLDDGDFVTIIGGNGAGKSTTLNAIAGVWPVDNGSITIDGINVTGIPEFKRAKYLGRVFQDPMTGTAATMEIQENLALAARRGKGRGLCWGITKAEKEKYRELLKMLDLGLEDRMEAKVGLLSGGQRQALTLLMATLQKPKLLLLDEHTAALDPKTAQKVLEISDRIIKENNLTAMMVTHNMKDAIAHGNRLIMMHEGKIVLNIAGEEKKKLTVEDLLRKFEVVAGEEFSSDKALLA; from the coding sequence ATGTTAGACCTTGTAAATATTAAAAAGACATTTAATCCGGGAACAATTCATGAAAAGAAGGCGTTAAATGGAGTTAATCTTCATCTTGATGATGGTGATTTTGTTACAATTATTGGTGGAAATGGTGCAGGAAAGTCCACAACATTGAATGCGATTGCCGGTGTGTGGCCAGTAGATAACGGAAGTATTACAATTGATGGGATTAACGTTACAGGTATTCCAGAATTTAAGAGAGCAAAGTATCTTGGGCGTGTCTTTCAGGATCCGATGACAGGTACAGCGGCAACAATGGAGATTCAGGAGAATCTTGCACTTGCGGCGCGTCGTGGAAAGGGTCGTGGACTTTGCTGGGGTATTACTAAGGCAGAAAAAGAGAAGTACAGAGAACTTTTAAAGATGCTTGATCTGGGATTAGAAGATCGTATGGAAGCAAAGGTAGGACTTCTCTCAGGCGGACAGAGACAGGCGTTAACACTGTTGATGGCGACATTACAAAAGCCGAAGCTATTACTTCTTGATGAGCATACAGCTGCCCTTGACCCCAAGACAGCGCAGAAGGTATTAGAGATTTCTGACCGTATTATTAAAGAAAATAATCTGACAGCGATGATGGTTACCCATAACATGAAGGATGCGATCGCACATGGTAACCGCCTGATTATGATGCATGAAGGAAAAATTGTTTTAAATATTGCTGGCGAGGAAAAGAAAAAACTTACCGTAGAAGATTTACTTCGTAAATTTGAAGTAGTTGCCGGAGAAGAATTTAGCAGTGATAAAGCGCTATTAGCGTAG
- the galE gene encoding UDP-glucose 4-epimerase GalE, whose amino-acid sequence MNILLAGGAGYIGSHTAVELLAAGHDVVIVDDYCNSCAEAVNRVEEVSGKKVVSYEADVKDKAAMTTIFKENKIDCVIHFAGLKAVGESVQKPIEYYRNNIDTTLTLLECMREAGVKKFVFSSSATVYGEENDIPYIETMKRGSCSNPYGWTKVMMEEILEDAAKADEDLTVVLLRYFNPIGAHESGRMGEDPQGIPNNLMPYIAQVAVGRRDHLTVYGGDYPTKDGTCRRDYIHVMDLANGHLKAVEYAADHKGVEVFNLGTGTPYSVLEIIHAFESANDIKIKYEIGERRAGDLPEFWANSEKAEKVLGWKTKRTLEDMCRDTWNWQKNNPQGYK is encoded by the coding sequence ATGAATATTTTATTAGCAGGGGGAGCTGGCTATATTGGTTCCCATACGGCAGTGGAATTATTGGCAGCAGGCCATGATGTAGTTATTGTAGATGATTATTGTAATAGCTGTGCGGAAGCAGTGAATCGTGTAGAGGAAGTTTCCGGCAAAAAGGTAGTTTCTTATGAGGCAGATGTTAAAGATAAAGCAGCTATGACTACGATTTTTAAAGAGAATAAGATTGATTGTGTCATTCATTTTGCAGGTCTTAAGGCAGTTGGTGAGTCTGTTCAGAAACCAATTGAATATTATAGAAATAATATCGATACCACTCTTACATTATTAGAGTGTATGAGAGAAGCTGGAGTGAAGAAGTTTGTATTCTCTTCTTCTGCTACAGTTTATGGTGAGGAGAATGATATTCCTTATATTGAGACGATGAAGAGAGGAAGCTGTTCTAATCCATATGGCTGGACAAAGGTTATGATGGAAGAGATTCTCGAAGATGCGGCAAAAGCAGATGAAGATCTGACAGTTGTTCTGCTTCGTTACTTTAATCCAATCGGAGCACATGAGTCTGGAAGAATGGGTGAAGATCCACAGGGTATTCCTAACAACCTGATGCCATATATCGCACAGGTAGCAGTAGGAAGAAGAGATCATCTTACTGTTTATGGAGGAGATTATCCTACAAAAGATGGAACATGCCGTCGTGATTATATTCATGTAATGGATTTGGCGAATGGTCATTTAAAGGCAGTAGAATATGCTGCAGATCATAAAGGTGTAGAAGTATTTAACTTAGGAACAGGTACACCTTATAGTGTATTGGAGATTATCCATGCGTTTGAATCTGCTAACGATATTAAGATTAAGTATGAAATCGGTGAGAGAAGAGCAGGTGACCTTCCGGAATTCTGGGCGAATTCAGAGAAGGCAGAGAAGGTTCTTGGATGGAAGACAAAGAGAACATTAGAGGATATGTGTCGTGATACATGGAACTGGCAGAAGAATAATCCTCAAGGCTATAAATAA
- a CDS encoding IS3 family transposase: MYRAIKEEHEKYNYPILLLCEIGGIARSSYYKWLYHVETPNERFNEELAEKLEQLHEKHPDMGYRRLNDKLRHDEDIRVNDKRILRICRKKQIRSNLKSRYNGCTRASNNPAFIAENILNREFKAEHLNEKWVTDVTEFKYGNTLDSVHKIYLSAILDLCDRRPVAYVIGDSNNNALVFETFDKAVKANPEAHPIFHSDRGYQYTSRRFHQKLEEAGMIQSMSRVAHCTDNGVMEGFWGILKREMYYGKKFESREELVKAITEYIDYYTNDRPQRGLGVLTPMEFHEKQRLAA, encoded by the coding sequence ATCTATCGGGCAATCAAGGAAGAACACGAAAAATATAACTATCCAATCCTGTTATTATGTGAAATAGGTGGAATCGCCAGATCATCCTACTACAAATGGCTCTATCACGTAGAGACACCGAACGAGAGATTTAACGAGGAATTGGCAGAGAAACTGGAACAATTACATGAAAAACATCCAGATATGGGATATAGAAGGTTAAATGACAAGCTGCGCCACGATGAAGACATTCGGGTAAATGATAAGAGAATCCTCCGTATTTGCAGAAAAAAACAGATCCGGTCCAACTTAAAGAGCCGGTATAATGGCTGTACCAGAGCATCAAACAACCCAGCATTTATTGCAGAAAACATTCTTAATAGAGAATTTAAGGCAGAACACCTTAATGAGAAATGGGTTACTGATGTAACGGAATTCAAATATGGAAACACCTTAGACAGTGTTCATAAAATATATTTAAGCGCTATATTAGACTTATGTGATAGACGGCCCGTTGCATATGTTATTGGGGATAGTAATAATAATGCGCTGGTATTTGAAACTTTTGATAAAGCAGTAAAGGCAAATCCAGAAGCCCATCCTATTTTTCACAGTGACAGAGGATATCAGTATACCTCCCGAAGATTCCATCAGAAATTGGAAGAAGCAGGAATGATACAGAGTATGTCGAGGGTAGCACACTGTACAGATAATGGAGTAATGGAAGGCTTTTGGGGAATCTTGAAACGGGAAATGTATTATGGAAAGAAATTTGAGAGCAGAGAAGAATTAGTGAAGGCAATCACAGAATATATAGATTACTATACAAACGACCGACCACAGAGAGGACTTGGAGTATTAACACCAATGGAATTTCATGAAAAGCAACGATTGGCGGCATAA
- a CDS encoding IS3 family transposase gives MTEAIYLEVAEKAETAHKAGRRVSVSGMLKYLGVSRSGYRAWLKHVPSNAEQRRETVKAKIKDIYDESKQNYGAPKITKELRKSGEIISERTVGKYMRQMGIKAQWVKPWTITTKDSDFSSELQNILDEQFNPERPNAVWCSDITYIWTIDGFVYLTSIMDLYSRKIIAWTLSKTLEVSCVIETINKAKARRKIEEPLILHSDRGSQYVSKEYKRITAGIQCSYSKKAYPWDNACIESFHSLIKREWLNRFKIRDYDHAYRLVFEYLEAFYNTKRIHSHCDYMSPNDYEELYRRIQKDELLMAS, from the coding sequence ATGACGGAAGCCATTTATCTCGAAGTTGCTGAGAAGGCAGAAACTGCCCATAAGGCTGGACGCCGGGTTTCTGTCTCCGGAATGTTGAAATATCTCGGCGTTTCCCGTTCTGGTTACCGTGCATGGCTAAAACATGTTCCTTCAAACGCTGAACAGCGTCGTGAAACGGTAAAAGCCAAAATCAAGGATATTTATGATGAATCAAAACAGAATTACGGTGCCCCAAAGATTACCAAAGAACTGCGAAAATCAGGGGAAATAATCTCTGAACGTACAGTTGGTAAATACATGAGGCAAATGGGAATCAAAGCACAATGGGTAAAACCATGGACTATTACCACAAAAGATTCTGACTTCAGTAGCGAATTGCAAAATATCCTTGATGAACAGTTTAATCCGGAACGCCCAAATGCTGTCTGGTGTTCTGATATCACATATATCTGGACGATAGACGGATTTGTTTATCTAACCAGTATTATGGATTTATATTCCAGAAAAATCATTGCCTGGACACTTTCTAAAACACTGGAAGTATCCTGCGTGATTGAAACAATAAATAAAGCTAAAGCAAGACGTAAAATCGAAGAACCATTGATTCTGCATTCCGATCGTGGCAGCCAGTATGTATCCAAAGAATACAAGAGGATAACTGCCGGTATACAGTGTAGCTATTCGAAAAAAGCTTATCCTTGGGACAACGCATGTATTGAATCATTCCATTCATTGATCAAACGTGAATGGCTGAACCGCTTCAAAATCCGCGATTATGATCATGCGTACCGATTGGTCTTCGAATATCTGGAAGCATTTTACAATACAAAACGTATTCATAGCCATTGTGACTATATGTCTCCAAATGATTATGAAGAACTGTATCGTAGAATCCAGAAAGACGAATTGCTGATGGCAAGTTAA
- a CDS encoding LCP family protein — translation MDKDIVTINGVKCKPNWDVKTYLYIGEDSRGIKKRNSETNGTGQSDVLELIVLNTKENTYYKLPINRDSITDVKSLDEDGSYLATTKVQIAFAHANGDGMESSCENTVDAVSNMLYGIKIDGYIAMNIDAIKVINHLAGGVPVTIEDDFSQSDSSLKMGETVTLTDDQALHYVHDRMNVGDGTNVCRMRRQKEYIDALYPIFKNKLKSDSGFINTFYNDLSDYMVTDMSVGEMGNLANTIIMSEDKGELSIDGTNALDRLGFNAFTVDKTSLGDVAMKLFFKKAE, via the coding sequence TTGGATAAAGATATTGTGACAATTAACGGTGTGAAGTGTAAGCCGAATTGGGATGTAAAGACGTATCTTTATATTGGAGAAGACAGCAGAGGTATTAAGAAAAGGAATTCCGAGACAAACGGAACTGGACAGAGTGATGTTTTGGAGTTGATTGTTTTAAATACAAAGGAGAATACCTATTATAAGCTTCCGATTAATCGTGATTCGATAACCGATGTGAAGTCTCTTGATGAAGATGGCTCTTATTTGGCAACGACAAAGGTACAGATCGCTTTTGCTCATGCAAATGGGGATGGAATGGAATCTAGTTGTGAGAATACAGTTGATGCAGTATCTAATATGCTTTATGGAATTAAGATAGATGGATATATTGCGATGAATATTGATGCGATTAAGGTTATTAATCATCTTGCGGGCGGAGTGCCTGTTACAATAGAGGATGATTTTTCTCAATCTGATTCTTCACTGAAGATGGGAGAGACGGTTACTCTTACGGATGACCAGGCATTACATTATGTTCATGATCGTATGAATGTAGGTGATGGGACGAATGTTTGTCGTATGCGAAGACAGAAGGAATATATCGACGCACTTTATCCGATTTTTAAGAATAAGTTGAAAAGTGATAGTGGGTTTATCAATACTTTTTATAATGATCTAAGTGACTATATGGTAACAGATATGAGTGTTGGAGAGATGGGTAATCTTGCGAATACCATTATTATGAGTGAAGATAAAGGTGAGTTATCTATAGATGGAACCAATGCGCTAGACAGGCTTGGGTTTAATGCATTTACTGTGGATAAAACTAGTCTGGGTGATGTTGCAATGAAGTTATTTTTTAAAAAAGCAGAATAA
- a CDS encoding ABC transporter substrate-binding protein gives MRKHMNKILAVMLAGVMALGLCGCGSSNSGSEAGSEAQATQSQASGDKVYKIGICQLVQHKALDAATKGFKESLIDELGKDKVKFDEQNAAGDSAMCTTITNQFVSDGDDLILANATASLQAAAAATDTIPILGTAVTDYATALDLSDWSGTTGRNISGTSDLAPLDQQADLLHEMFPDAKNVGILYCSAEPNSVYQAKKIEESLNKYGYKCTEYSFADSNDVASVTTSACSGSDVLYVPTDNTAASCTEIIKNIAVPAKKPIIAGEEGICSGCGVATLSISYYDLGYETGKMAAEILTKGTDVSTMEVQSAPKVTKEYNKDICNELGIKVPDGYTAIAQ, from the coding sequence ATGAGAAAACATATGAATAAGATACTTGCAGTTATGCTTGCAGGTGTTATGGCACTCGGATTATGTGGCTGCGGAAGCAGCAATAGTGGAAGTGAAGCGGGAAGTGAGGCACAGGCTACACAGTCTCAGGCTTCTGGAGATAAGGTATATAAGATTGGTATTTGCCAGTTAGTGCAGCATAAAGCGCTTGATGCTGCAACAAAGGGATTTAAGGAATCCTTGATTGATGAACTTGGTAAGGATAAAGTTAAATTTGATGAGCAGAATGCAGCGGGTGATTCTGCAATGTGTACAACTATTACGAATCAGTTTGTATCTGATGGAGATGATTTGATTCTTGCGAATGCGACAGCTTCTCTTCAGGCAGCGGCAGCAGCTACAGATACGATTCCGATTCTCGGAACTGCTGTAACAGATTATGCGACAGCGTTGGATCTTAGTGACTGGTCTGGAACAACAGGAAGAAATATTTCTGGTACTTCTGATCTTGCACCATTAGATCAGCAGGCGGATTTACTTCATGAGATGTTCCCGGATGCGAAGAATGTTGGTATTCTCTACTGTTCTGCGGAGCCTAACTCAGTATATCAGGCTAAAAAGATTGAAGAGTCCCTTAATAAATACGGATATAAATGTACAGAGTACAGTTTTGCAGATTCTAATGATGTTGCTTCTGTAACAACTTCTGCATGTTCTGGAAGTGATGTTCTTTATGTTCCTACAGATAATACAGCGGCATCTTGTACAGAGATTATTAAAAATATTGCGGTGCCAGCAAAGAAACCTATTATTGCAGGTGAAGAGGGAATTTGTTCTGGTTGTGGTGTAGCTACTTTATCTATCAGCTACTATGATCTTGGATATGAAACAGGTAAGATGGCTGCAGAGATTCTTACAAAGGGTACGGATGTTTCTACTATGGAAGTACAATCTGCACCAAAGGTAACAAAGGAATACAACAAAGACATCTGTAACGAGCTGGGAATCAAGGTTCCAGATGGATATACAGCAATTGCACAGTAG
- a CDS encoding transposase, which translates to MAKHYDKQFKLDAVQYYHDHRDLGLQGCASNLGISQQTLSRWQKELRETGDIECRGSGNYASDEAKEIARLKRELRDAQDALDVLKKAINILGK; encoded by the coding sequence ATGGCAAAGCACTATGACAAACAGTTTAAACTGGATGCAGTCCAGTATTATCATGATCACAGAGACTTAGGACTGCAGGGCTGTGCATCAAATTTAGGAATCAGTCAACAAACATTATCACGCTGGCAAAAGGAGCTACGTGAGACAGGTGATATCGAATGCCGTGGTTCCGGTAATTATGCTTCTGATGAAGCAAAAGAAATCGCACGATTAAAACGTGAACTTCGTGATGCACAGGACGCTCTTGATGTACTAAAAAAAGCAATCAACATTCTGGGAAAATGA
- a CDS encoding YveK family protein, protein MSLINKQEENSPEFEVIKGGRTISPMNFSEGMDDEAEIDLVEIGWTLLDKLHYIVLSFLIGAVLFNAISYFCIEPTYKSTAKMYVVSASKNSVVDLDALNIGTSLTADYEQLMLSYPVLEQVINKLNLDMDSDELAKMITLDNPQDTRILNIDVISTDPKEARDIANTLMEISVDYLPKTMSTNAPNMAQKAKLPDTQDGPSYMKFTLIGAFLGAFLYCLYIVIKYLMDDTIHTAEDMEKYFDIVPLAVIPDIEALQELKEYKKAAGKEK, encoded by the coding sequence ATGAGTCTGATTAATAAACAAGAAGAAAACAGTCCGGAATTTGAAGTGATTAAAGGCGGAAGAACTATTTCACCGATGAATTTTTCGGAAGGAATGGATGATGAAGCAGAAATTGATTTAGTAGAGATTGGCTGGACCTTATTAGATAAGTTACATTATATCGTATTGAGCTTTCTTATCGGGGCGGTATTGTTTAATGCGATTTCTTATTTTTGTATCGAGCCTACATATAAGTCTACAGCGAAGATGTATGTTGTATCTGCGTCTAAGAATTCAGTGGTAGATTTAGACGCTTTAAATATTGGTACATCTCTTACAGCGGATTATGAGCAGTTGATGTTAAGTTATCCGGTTCTTGAACAGGTAATTAATAAACTGAATTTAGATATGGATTCTGATGAGTTGGCTAAGATGATTACTCTGGATAATCCACAGGATACTCGAATTTTGAATATTGATGTCATAAGTACAGATCCGAAAGAGGCAAGAGATATTGCCAACACATTAATGGAAATATCGGTAGATTATTTGCCGAAGACAATGAGTACGAATGCACCGAATATGGCGCAGAAGGCAAAGCTTCCTGACACACAGGATGGTCCAAGTTATATGAAGTTTACTTTAATTGGAGCATTCCTTGGAGCATTCCTTTACTGTTTATATATCGTTATCAAATATTTGATGGATGATACGATTCACACAGCAGAAGATATGGAAAAATATTTTGATATCGTACCTTTAGCAGTTATTCCTGATATTGAAGCATTACAAGAATTAAAGGAATATAAAAAGGCAGCAGGAAAGGAAAAGTAA
- a CDS encoding AEC family transporter, producing the protein MKELVNLQLMMFALIIIGLILKKAKVIGKEGQKSMTNLVIDLILPCNIIFSFMIKFSSKIAQDFMVILIISILIQVFCVILGSVLYNKCSVKRKKCLRYATICSNAGFLGNPIAQGVYGMMGLTLASIYLIPQRIMMWSEGVSVFTEAPTKKEMLKKIFSHPCIIACEIGVVLMLTGWRPPHFLQETITSISNCNTAMSMLVIGMILADADPRTLVDKDVLFYSVIRLIIIPFCVFIPCLMFHIDSLVKGVSVLLAAMPAGATTTILASKYDCEEEFSVKLVVFSTAASLITTPIWSLILMKV; encoded by the coding sequence GTGAAAGAATTAGTAAATTTACAGTTGATGATGTTTGCCCTGATTATTATTGGGTTGATTTTGAAAAAGGCCAAAGTGATTGGCAAGGAAGGACAGAAAAGCATGACGAATCTTGTTATTGACCTTATTTTGCCATGTAATATTATCTTTTCTTTTATGATAAAGTTTTCATCGAAAATTGCGCAGGACTTTATGGTAATTCTGATCATTTCTATATTAATTCAAGTGTTTTGTGTTATCTTAGGCAGTGTATTATATAATAAATGTTCTGTAAAAAGAAAGAAATGTCTGCGTTATGCAACCATTTGCTCGAATGCAGGTTTTCTTGGCAACCCAATCGCACAGGGTGTATATGGAATGATGGGTCTTACACTGGCTTCTATCTATCTGATTCCGCAAAGAATCATGATGTGGTCAGAAGGTGTTTCTGTATTTACGGAAGCACCGACGAAAAAGGAAATGTTAAAAAAGATATTTAGTCATCCATGTATCATTGCCTGCGAGATCGGAGTAGTTTTAATGTTGACCGGATGGCGGCCGCCACATTTCTTACAGGAAACGATTACTTCGATAAGTAACTGTAATACGGCAATGTCCATGCTTGTAATTGGAATGATACTTGCCGATGCGGATCCAAGAACTCTGGTGGATAAAGATGTGCTTTTTTATAGTGTGATTCGTTTAATCATTATTCCGTTCTGTGTATTTATTCCATGCTTGATGTTTCATATAGACAGTCTTGTTAAGGGTGTCAGTGTACTTCTTGCAGCAATGCCGGCTGGAGCGACTACAACGATCCTTGCTTCTAAATATGACTGTGAAGAAGAATTTTCCGTAAAACTCGTTGTATTTTCCACAGCAGCTTCATTGATCACAACTCCAATATGGAGCCTGATATTAATGAAAGTTTGA
- a CDS encoding helix-turn-helix domain-containing protein has translation MDKISPEEKIQWMEKILQKKESISSVASKIGVYYTTVDKWLRNYQSIGPEAFFRKGHTYRTPAQKEAAVFDYLSGKGSLRDICAKHKISDAQILRRWIMKYNSHDKETGGRPIMTKGRKTTFEERVEIVQYCIKHSHNYSETAKKFHISYHQARSYTIRYEENGVDGLQDKRGKRKSPEEMTEVEKLRAEVRLLRAEKRRAEIEISFLKKLEEIERRGG, from the coding sequence ATGGATAAGATTTCTCCAGAAGAAAAAATACAATGGATGGAAAAAATTCTTCAGAAAAAAGAATCCATCAGTTCTGTTGCATCAAAAATAGGAGTTTATTATACGACCGTTGATAAATGGCTTAGAAATTATCAATCAATTGGACCGGAAGCTTTTTTTCGAAAAGGTCATACCTATCGAACTCCTGCTCAAAAAGAAGCAGCTGTTTTCGATTATCTTTCTGGAAAAGGTTCTCTCCGGGATATCTGTGCCAAACACAAAATTTCAGATGCACAGATACTCAGAAGATGGATTATGAAGTATAATAGTCATGATAAGGAAACAGGAGGTAGACCAATCATGACTAAAGGCAGAAAAACTACATTTGAAGAACGTGTCGAGATCGTTCAATATTGCATAAAACATTCTCATAACTATTCGGAAACAGCAAAAAAATTTCACATTTCTTATCATCAGGCCAGAAGTTATACTATAAGATATGAAGAAAACGGGGTGGATGGGCTGCAAGATAAGCGGGGAAAGAGAAAATCCCCAGAGGAAATGACGGAAGTAGAAAAACTGCGTGCAGAAGTAAGACTTCTGCGTGCGGAAAAAAGACGGGCAGAAATAGAGATATCTTTCTTAAAAAAATTAGAAGAGATAGAGAGGAGGGGAGGCTGA